GGTGCCGTGCAAAGTCGTGACAATGCCGATATCAGATCCTGCCATATCACGGCCCAATATCGCGCATACAGCATGAGGAATCGCATAATGAACATGCAGCAAATCCAATTCCTCATTTTTGATGACTTCAGCAATTTTCGTCGCCAGCGCAATGTCATACGGTGCGTATTGAAACACCGAGTAACTATTAACATCCACTTGGTGGCTGAAAATATTCGCATATAAGCCGTTTAGCCGAAACGGTGTACTGGAAGTAATAAAGTGGATTTCATGGCCTTTTTCAGCCAGCATTTTTCCTAATTCTGTTGCCACTACGCCAGACCCTCCGACTGTCGGGTAACAAGTAATCCCAATTTTCATTTTTCGCAAACTTTCTCTCCTCCTATTTCCGGCGGTCGCTCAAGAGCCGCCAATCGACCAAGCCATTTTCTAGGCCTTTTAAGAGGACTTCAGCTGTTCCCATATTGGTCGCAAGCGGAATTTGATAGACATCACATAGACGGATTAAAGCCGTGACATCCGGTTCATGCGGCTGGGCTGTCAGCGGGTCGCGGAAAAAGATGATCATATCCATTTCGTTCTGGGCAATCATCGCCCCGATCTGCTGGTCGCCGCCAAGCGGCCCGG
This is a stretch of genomic DNA from Planococcus maritimus. It encodes these proteins:
- the mgsA gene encoding methylglyoxal synthase yields the protein MNIALVAHDRKKDDLIQFALAYKPILAKHQLYATGTTGSRLVEGTGLAVHRFQSGPLGGDQQIGAMIAQNEMDMIIFFRDPLTAQPHEPDVTALIRLCDVYQIPLATNMGTAEVLLKGLENGLVDWRLLSDRRK